The sequence below is a genomic window from Lysobacter stagni.
ACCAGGGCGAGCGGCGCTTCTGCTTCCGCGTGCGGCGGCGCCGGCAGTCCGGCCCGCTGTGAAGCTCAGTTGTCCTCGGTGTCGAATTCCACCAGCACGTCCAGGTCGAACGCCAGCGCTTCCACCGCATCGCGAACGCGGTTGGCGGTAGCCAGGTTCGGTGCGTCTATCTCGAGCGAATGCTGCCCCGGGCCCTGATCGTCCGGCAGCCCGGCCGAGCTGGAATCGTCGTCGTCCATGTGCGGCATGAGGTCGTCGACTTCCTCGATGTGTTCGATGCCGTCGAGGCTGGTGAGCAGGTTGCTGATGGCGCGGACGTCGTCGTCGCTGCCGGTCACTCGAAGTCGCAACATGGGCATGGCACGGTCCTGCATCGCTGTGGAGCCTGTGTGGCAGGCTATTGAGCCTTCGGGCAAGACGGTGTGATGGCGGTATGCGTCCGTCACGTGGCAGGAGTAGGGTACGCGCATGAACACGATGGCCCATGCTCCCGGTGTCACCCTGCGGCCGCTGGAACGCGGCGACCTGCATTTCGTCCACCTGCTCAACAACAACCGCAGCGTGATGGGTTACTGGTTCGAGGAGCCGTACGAATCGTTCGTCGAACTCGAAGAGCTGTATCGCAAGCACATCCACGACCAGTCAGAACGCCGCTTCATCGTGGAGGACGCTTCGCACGAACGCGTGGGGCTGGTGGAACTGGTGGAGATCGACCAGCTCCACCGGCGCGCGGAGTTCCTCATCATGATTTCACCCGAGCAGCAGGGTCGCGGCTATGCGCGTGCGGCGACGCGGCTGGCCATCCACTACGCCTTCCGCGTGCTGAACCTCTACAAGCTCTATCTGCTGGTCGACGTCGACAACGCGCGCGCCATCCGCATCTATGAAGATGCCGGCTTCCGGCGCGAGGGCGTGCTGATCGAGGAATTCTTCAGCGACGGGCGCTACCACGACGTGGTGCGCATGTGTCAGTTCCAGCGGGAGGCATTGCAACGCGACCCGCCGGACCGGCGCGGCCACGTAATCGTCGAGGAACGCACGGCGCCGCCATAGGGCGGCGCGCTGGCCCGGGACGTGCGCGTCTCAGCGCGCCTTGGGCTTGGCCTTCGCTTTCGGCTTGGGTTTGGGCTTGGCCTTTTCGGCTACCGCCTTGGGCGGCGGGGCGCGCGTGGGCAGCGGCACGTTGCACAGGTCGATGTGGTTGGCCATGTGCTTGTACCACTCGTCGCGACGGTTGCGCCGCGCTTCGACGAGCTCGGTGAACAGCGGCGTGTCGGTGCGCAGCACTTCGATCGGCACGCGCTCCTTCTTCGGAACTTCCGAGGCCAGGCGCACCGCCTTGATCGGCGCGCGCTGCGCGGGATCTTCGTAGAAGCCCAGCGGGCCGGTGCCGCGTGGCAGCACCGACAGCAGTTCCATGCCCTGGAGCACCCGGCCCACCACGGTGATGTTGCGATCCAGCTGGCGTGGCGA
It includes:
- the speG gene encoding spermidine N1-acetyltransferase; translated protein: MNTMAHAPGVTLRPLERGDLHFVHLLNNNRSVMGYWFEEPYESFVELEELYRKHIHDQSERRFIVEDASHERVGLVELVEIDQLHRRAEFLIMISPEQQGRGYARAATRLAIHYAFRVLNLYKLYLLVDVDNARAIRIYEDAGFRREGVLIEEFFSDGRYHDVVRMCQFQREALQRDPPDRRGHVIVEERTAPP